The sequence TCTACCTCTTGCTCTGATACTTTCTCTGGAGCTGGGGCTTGCTCTGGTTCTGGTTCCAGCTTGGGAGCTTTCACTGGCTCCTGCTGGAGTTCTGGTACTGGCTCTGGGGCTTGCTCCTCCGGGACAGGGGCAGCAGCAGGCACCACTGTCTCCTCCACAGTCACTTCAGGCTCAGTAACAGTCTCTGGGATGGCCTCTGGCTCTTGTTCCTTTGGTGCTTCCTCTGTGATGGCAGGAACAACCTCTATTTCTGGCACAGATTCCACAACTGCAGCGGGTACTTCTACAGGGAGGACTTCAGGTGCAGGTGCAGCTGCAGGCTCAGGTTCAACTTCACTTTGCACAGGTTCCTCTGGTGCTACTGCGACGGCCTCTGGTAGCTCTACTGGGGCAGACTCTTGCACTGCCAGAACCATTTTTTCTGATGCTGGAACAGCTATTACAACAGGTTCTTCAACTACTGGAGCTgtttccactgctgctgcagcaggttcTTCTGCAACTGGAGCCACTTCCACAGCTACTAATGCGGGTTCTTCTATGACTGGAGCTGttaccactgctgctgcagctggttctTCTGCAACTGGAGCCACTTCCACAGCTACTAATGCGGGTTCTTCTATGACTGGAGCTGttaccactgctgctgcagctggttctTCTGCAACTGGAGCAGATTCCACTGCTACCAAAGCGGGTTCTTCTATGACTGGAGCTGCTACCTCTACTGCAGCGGCAGGTTCTTTTGCAACTggagctgcttcctctgctgcagcgacTACTTCCTGTactgcagcagcctcctcttgcgctgcagcagctggttctTCTGGAGGTGCAGTTTTGGGCTCTTCTGGAGCCGCTGCAGCTTCAGTTACTGCTGCCACAGCCGACGCCGCAGTTTCCTTCACCACATTGTTGGCCTCAGTTATCACCTCGGCTCCTGTGGCCAGGGCTCCATCCTTCACTTTAGCCGATTCCTCTGCACGAGCAGCCAACGCCGCGATCTCATCCTTCGCTTCTTTCGGGTCGCTCACGTCATATCCCTTCTTCTTCCGGCTAATTTTGTTTCCCATGATGTGTCTCCTGTAGGAACAAGTAGAAGAAGATGTGATTTAATATGAGGAGTGCCACTTTGTTTAATGTTGGCCTGACATTAATCATCGATGTTTAAAGATGTTtaaacattctccaagaagaatgCAATATCTCTTTAAGACAcagtcagacaaacacattcattccTTTCATTCCTGGCCAGTGTGTCTCTGGAGTGTGGTACAAAACCCATGCCACAAGGAATCTCCTCACAGAGAGACCCCTGGAACGTGTGCTAACCACTGAGCCACTCTGTCCCCCATGTTTGCTGGTGATTTACACATGTGTATGTTTACTCAAGCAGTTGTTGCAAAGAAACTCTCTTACTACAGATTATATATGTAACATCTAAACTACATTCCTTGAGTCATGGAAATAATTAAGTATTTGTTACATGTTATCTAAATGTCCAAAATGCAGCATGGGTCCATGCAGATCCTTCAAATGTAAATTC comes from Platichthys flesus chromosome 1, fPlaFle2.1, whole genome shotgun sequence and encodes:
- the si:dkey-56m19.5 gene encoding calphotin, translating into MGNKISRKKKGYDVSDPKEAKDEIAALAARAEESAKVKDGALATGAEVITEANNVVKETAASAVAAVTEAAAAPEEPKTAPPEEPAAAAQEEAAAVQEVVAAAEEAAPVAKEPAAAVEVAAPVIEEPALVAVESAPVAEEPAAAAVVTAPVIEEPALVAVEVAPVAEEPAAAAVVTAPVIEEPALVAVEVAPVAEEPAAAAVETAPVVEEPVVIAVPASEKMVLAVQESAPVELPEAVAVAPEEPVQSEVEPEPAAAPAPEVLPVEVPAAVVESVPEIEVVPAITEEAPKEQEPEAIPETVTEPEVTVEETVVPAAAPVPEEQAPEPVPELQQEPVKAPKLEPEPEQAPAPEKVSEQEVEQSPEPAEPEKVLKSEPEQKALPVEPAAEEQVEDAEPEPIVASQTVEVEVPEILETAAEEIPAAQPHAAEAIPEILISESVSASDITVESEKVAEASVDEFPAPEPEVETKMENGDLESPSVPATPAVNGECTDSAATTVTLKEECVNGSDEPEEMPIKEKSDFELKKDMSLSGDVQGVPDAVPDMVDGLCTEVTQAV